The Fusarium falciforme chromosome 7, complete sequence genome window below encodes:
- a CDS encoding Sulfatase domain-containing protein, with amino-acid sequence MAAKNVLLLVADDLGKQLGCYGNPYTKTPNIDKLASEGVRFDNAFASTASCSGSRSTIYTGLHTHQNGQYGLNSGKHHFMTFDHIESGPALLAKNGVRTGIIGKVHVGPDAVYPWEWRAESLTRDVWWSAQRAKGFFEASQKDGRPFVLTVGYHDPHRDRTRGGFGNDEPVDERIQSVKYRPEDIVVPEFLSDTPGARQELAEYAEAISRLDQGIGFILKELEVAGFAKDTLVIFMSDNGPPFMNSKTTLYDAGVRLPLIIRQPGSKSSVNTNLVSYVDILPTILDWALGQASQEAKKQLSGRSFLQVLHEVKDLADWDHVFGSHTFHESTNYWPTRFIRTRRYKYHRNIAWRLDFPFANDIYGSLTWEDIRNAEESPKKIGQRKLKDYFFRPPEELYDLDNDPQEVTNLVKSPDHQEILEELRGRLEDWQRRTNDPWLYRDGISILLNKHHLDAGLEVPDKWDLDIEHPETNRGDVPKYKNLPFGIAGARD; translated from the coding sequence ATGGCGGCGAAGAATGTCCTGCTGCTGGTTGCTGACGACCTCGGAAAACAGCTGGGCTGCTACGGAAATCCCTACACCAAGACCCCAAACATCGACAAGCTTGCCTCCGAGGGTGTCAGGTTCGACAACGCTTTCGCCAGCACTGCTTCGTGCAGCGGAAGCCGCTCCACCATCTACACTGGGCTGCACACTCACCAAAACGGGCAATATGGCCTCAACAGTGGAAAACACCATTTCATGACTTTTGATCACATTGAGTCTGGTCCTGCTCTCCTGGCCAAAAACGGAGTCAGAACTGGTATCATTGGCAAAGTTCACGTGGGACCCGATGCTGTTTATCCATGGGAATGGCGAGCTGAGAGTCTGACGAGGGATGTTTGGTGGTCTGCTCAGCGAGCCAAGGGATTCTTTGAGGCTTCTCAGAAAGATGGCAGACCATTTGTGTTGACCGTCGGATATCACGATCCTCATCGAGATCGCACTCGTGGGGGCTTTGGTAACGATGAGCCTGTCGATGAACGGATCCAAAGCGTTAAGTACCGGCCTGAGGATATCGTTGTTCCTGAGTTTCTATCGGATACCCCTGGAGCCAGACAGGAGCTGGCAGAATACGCCGAGGCTATTAGCCGATTGGATCAGGGAATCGGCTTTATACTCAAAGAACTGGAAGTTGCTGGGTTTGCTAAGGATACGCTCGTCATTTTTATGAGCGACAACGGACCTCCGTTTATGAACTCAAAGACGACTTTGTACGATGCAGGAGTTCGATTGCCACTCATCATACGGCAGCCAGGCTCCAAGTCTTCTGTCAACACCAACCTGGTGTCATACGTCGATATCCTACCTACCATCCTGGACTGGGCTTTGGGTCAAGCTTCACAAGAAGCCAAGAAACAGCTATCCGGTCGCTCGTTTCTCCAAGTTCTCCATGAAGTCAAGGATCTTGCCGATTGGGACCACGTCTTTGGATCTCACACCTTTCATGAATCAACCAACTACTGGCCCACTCGCTTCATCCGAACCCGTCGATACAAGTACCACCGCAATATTGCATGGAGATTGGATTTCCCATTCGCCAACGATATTTATGGATCTTTGACTTGGGAAGATATTCGGAACGCAGAAGAGAGTCCAAAGAAGATTGGGCAGAGGAAGCTCAAAGACTACTTTTTCCGCCCACCCGAAGAACTTTATGACTTGGACAATGACCCTCAAGAAGTTACGAACCTAGTCAAGAGTCCTGACCACCAAGAGATATTGGAAGAGCTGAGGGGCAGGCTGGAAGATTGGCAGCGAAGGACAAATGACCCTTGGCTTTACCGGGACGGAATCTCTATTTTGTTGAACAAGCATCATCTTGATGCCGGTTTGGAAGTCCCAGATAAGTGGGATCTGGACATCGAGCATCCTGAGACAAACAGAGGTGATGTACCAAAGTACAAGAACTTGCCCTTTGGCATAGCTGGAGCTAGAGATTAG
- a CDS encoding Alpha-L-rhamnosidase, whose protein sequence is MSTTETLEVTKTIFEHHPDGFGVSCRRPRLSWKVADPQDVRDWVQTAYEIELTSTETGASELFRVASEESVLVPWVGQELRSRQRVSVRVRCWGKSISPASQNDHQDGVPTAWSPVATAETALLDQNEWTASFITSSTKFGSEWPLHPLRFRRQFDLPPSATTFTSCRLYITALGVFEAYINGHAIIDECMAPGWTSYNHRLTYRVIDVAPYLNTTGSNILSIEAAEGWYATKLGFRGGSRFVYGGKDIAVMAQLEVVSSSWTWTLGTDETWVCGPSAITSSELYNGEIYDMRLEDPEWKTPSKNTRDSAKSWVPAKTIPRPQHTSLVTTNSPPVRIIETRRPKEIIRSPGGKTIVDFGQNLVGKVRVDSVFLPTDARLVFRHAEVLEFGELGTRPLCDAKCEDTIIGSGTTVKDWVPKFTFHGFRYVQVDGWPGSDDDLVQNLSALVMHSDMKRRGYFESSNNSLNKLHSNIVWSMKGNFLSIPTDCPQRDERLGWTGDIQIFCPTASFLYDTVGFLENWLQDLSAEQLEEDRGGIPGFVCPDVPLPDWPRIPQAIWHDVTVLTPHDLYNFSGDKALLERQFSSMQAWLDQGVDRGDDGLWDFYRWQFGDWLDPNAPPQSPALALTDKVLVADAYLVHVTEVFAAVCKILDKSDLAEKYAADAATLKRLFQDKYISPVGNLMSNTQTGIALAVRFGLYKDKKQLRNAAQNLSKLVRNGRFRIATGFAGTPAITPALTATCQPQLAYRLLLEQSCPSWLYPVTMGATTMWERWDSMLPDGRINPGRMTSFNHYALGAVADWLHSSVGGISPLDPGWKRIRVRPVPGGNLTHAKVEFDGPYGLVKCSWRLNQEAPEKEKFKMELVVPPNSHAVVTLPCDLRVDVESETEEPHQVFGSGVHLFTCGFEPGEWPPKPLLPPNLRYTPDMDEVAT, encoded by the coding sequence ATGTCGACTACAGAAACTTTGGAGGTTACCAAGACCATCTTTGAGCACCATCCTGATGGCTTCGGTGTCAGCTGTCGCCGACCGCGTCTCTCATGGAAGGTAGCTGACCCACAAGACGTTCGAGACTGGGTCCAGACGGCATACGAGATTGAGCTGACATCGACTGAAACCGGCGCCTCAGAACTGTTCAGGGTGGCCAGTGAAGAATCTGTCTTGGTTCCTTGGGTAGGTCAGGAGTTGCGCTCGCGTCAGCGCGTATCGGTCAGAGTGCGGTGTTGGGGCAAGTCTATctctccagccagccagaacGACCACCAGGATGGTGTCCCAACTGCCTGGTCCCCAGTAGCGACAGCCGAAACAGCTTTACTTGATCAAAATGAATGGACCGCCTCTTTCATCACCTCGTCAACCAAATTCGGCTCTGAGTGGCCCCTTCACCCGCTACGCTTTCGCCGCCAATTCGACTTGCCTCCGTCTGCAACGACTTTCACGAGCTGTCGGTTATACATCACAGCCTTGGGAGTATTTGAAGCCTATATCAACGGCCATGCCATAATCGACGAATGCATGGCCCCAGGCTGGACCAGTTACAACCATCGCCTCACGTATCGCGTCATCGATGTCGCCCCGTATCTCAACACCACAGGCAGCAACATACTTTCCATCGAGGCAGCAGAGGGCTGGTATGCCACCAAGCTCGGGTTTCGTGGAGGCTCGAGGTTTGTCTACGGAGGCAAGGACATTGCCGTCATGGCACAACTTGAAGTTGTCTCGTCGTCATGGACCTGGACTTTGGGCACCGATGAAACATGGGTTTGCGGACCCAGCGCCATTACTTCGAGCGAGCTATACAACGGGGAGATATATGACATGCGGCTGGAAGATCCCGAGTGGAAGACCCCCAGCAAGAACACGCGTGATTCAGCCAAGAGCTGGGTGCCTGCAAAAACAATCCCTCGACCGCAACACACAAGCCTCGTTACGACGAACAGCCCTCCTGTTCGAATCATAGAAACCAGAAGGCCAAAGGAAATCATCAGATCCCCAGGCGGAAAGACCATAGTGGACTTTGGGCAAAACCTGGTGGGAAAGGTCAGAGTGGACTCCGTCTTCTTGCCCACAGACGCTCGACTCGTCTTTCGACATGCCGAAGTCCTCGAGTTTGGAGAACTTGGGACGCGACCGCTATGCGACGCAAAATGCGAAGACACAATCATCGGTTCTGGCACCACTGTCAAAGATTGGGTCCCCAAGTTCACCTTTCACGGTTTTCGATACGTCCAGGTTGACGGTTGGCCTGGCTCTGACGATGACCTCGTCCAAAACCTTTCAGCGCTGGTGATGCACAGCGAcatgaagaggagaggataCTTTGAGTCATCGAATAACTCACTTAATAAGCTTCATTCTAACATCGTCTGGTCGATGAAGGGAAACTTCTTGTCAATCCCGACCGACTGTCCACAGCGTGATGAAAGACTCGGCTGGACGGGAGATATCCAGATCTTTTGTCCCACGGCGAGTTTCTTGTACGATACCGTGGGATTCCTTGAGAACTGGCTCCAAGACCTCTCTGCGGAGCAATTAGAGGAAGACCGAGGTGGAATACCTGGTTTTGTGTGTCCTGACGTACCGTTGCCGGACTGGCCACGGATTCCTCAAGCCATCTGGCACGACGTTACAGTGTTGACGCCCCACGACCTCTATAATTTCAGTGGCGATAAGGCTCTGCTAGAGCGGCAGTTTAGCAGCATGCAAGCTTGGCTTGACCAAGGCGTGGATAGAGGCGATGACGGGCTCTGGGACTTTTACCGGTGGCAGTTTGGTGACTGGCTGGACCCGAACGCGCCACCTCAAAGTCCGGCTCTTGCTCTCACGGACAAGGTGCTTGTCGCAGACGCATATCTCGTACATGTCACGGAAGTATTTGCTGCAGTATGCAAGATTCTTGACAAGTCGGATCTCGCAGAAAAGTACGCAGCTGATGCCGCGACTTTGAAGCGTCTCTTCCAGGACAAGTACATCTCACCTGTTGGCAACCTCATGTCAAACACACAGACCGGTATTGCCCTGGCAGTACGATTCGGTCTTTACAAGGATAAGAAACAACTACGCAACGCAGCTCAGAACCTGTCGAAGCTCGTGCGCAACGGTCGCTTTCGCATCGCGACCGGCTTCGCGGGCACACCGGCCATCACGCCCGCCTTGACAGCGACATGTCAGCCACAACTAGCATATCGACTCTTACTTGAACAGTCATGCCCAAGTTGGCTTTATCCGGTGACTATGGGGGCGACTACCATGTGGGAGCGATGGGATAGTATGTTGCCTGATGGACGCATCAATCCTGGACGGATGACGAGCTTCAACCACTATGCTCTTGGTGCTGTCGCTGACTGGCTTCACTCATCGGTTGGTGGAATCAGTCCGTTGGATCCTGGATGGAAGAGGATACGAGTACGGCCAGTTCCCGGAGGCAATCTTACACACGCCAAGGTGGAATTTGACGGGCCGTACGGGCTGGTCAAGTGCTCGTGGAGGTTGAACCAAGAGGCgccagagaaggaaaagttCAAGATGGAGCTAGTGGTACCACCCAACTCCCACGCCGTCGTCACATTGCCTTGCGACTTGAGGGTTGATGTAGAGTCTGAGACGGAGGAGCCACACCAAGTTTTTGGGTCTGGGGTGCATTTGTTTACATGTGGCTTTGAGCCGGGAGAGTGGCCACCGAAGCCGCTTCTGCCGCCAAACTTGAGATATACGCCGGATATGGATGAAGTAGCGACTTGA
- a CDS encoding MFS domain-containing protein: MSDPNHVTEVSKTPSFQVDASKDAWTDLAEPQDTSRNIGFWEALTRHNKPADLDAIATERSVFDDPDLAQFYQPPPEYENFHRFDPSERWTYREEQAVRRKTDLKIFVWILVMFFGLNIDRGNLGNAAADNLLDDLNINTNDYNNAQNMYRVGFLIAEIPSQMVGKWLGPDRWIPVQIILWSLASGGQFFMHNRAGFFACRFFIGLFMGGFIPDSILYLSYFYKKTEMPIRLALFWFVDSMSGVVASFMAYGILHMRGVAGRAGWRWLFLLEALISLVIGVLSFLFLVPGPTQTKTWWNPAGYYTEREEKIIVNRVLRDDPSKSGMHNREPITAGMLWRSLKDYDLWPVYAIGILFEIPTSPPKTYLTLSLKALGFSTFNTTLLTIPATVFAAINMLWITFLTEKFHQIALFGLLAQLWVLPLLIVEYTSVQSLSHWAQYALAFLIIGQPSVHAAQVGWCSRLSNSVRTRAISAALYNITIQLSGIASSNIYREDDKPLYHRGNKNLVAITVGTIFAYAFAKGYYTYRNKSKRTKWNSLSTQEKANYLNNTNDQGNKRLDFFFDR, encoded by the coding sequence ATGAGTGACCCAAATCATGTTACTGAGGTCTCCAAGACGCCATCTTTCCAAGTCGATGCTTCCAAAGATGCATGGACCGATCTAGCGGAACCTCAAGACACTAGCAGAAACATCGGCTTCTGGGAGGCACTGACTCGCCACAACAAACCTGCCGAcctcgacgccatcgccACCGAGCGAAGCGTTTTTGACGATCCCGACCTCGCACAGTTTTATCAACCGCCTCCCGAGTATGAGAACTTTCATCGCTTCGACCCAAGCGAGAGATGGACATATCGCGAGGAACAAGCTGTTCGGCGAAAGACGGACCTCAAGATTTTTGTCTGGATTCTTGTCATGTTCTTTGGTCTCAACATCGATCGAGGCAATCTCGgcaatgctgctgctgataatctgcttgatgatctcaacatcaacaccaacgactACAACAATGCGCAGAATATGTACCGCGTTGGCTTTCTTATTGCGGAAATTCCATCTCAGATGGTTGGCAAGTGGCTTGGCCCGGATCGCTGGATCCCTGTTCAAATCATCCTCTGGAGTCTTGCTTCTGGCGGACAATTCTTTATGCACAACCGCGCCGGCTTTTTCGCCTGTCGATTCTTTATTGGACTCTTCATGGGTGGTTTCATCCCTGATTCCATTCTGTACCTctcttacttttataagaagACCGAGATGCCCATCCGCCTTGCTTTGTTCTGGTTTGTCGACTCTATGTCTGGAGTCGTTGCCTCATTTATGGCCTACGGCATCTTGCACATGCGTGGTGTTGCCGGTAGAGCAGGCTGGCGATGGCTGTTTCTCTTGGAAGCCCTGATCAGTCTGGTCATCGGTGTCCTgagcttcctcttcctcgttcCCGGACCTACACAAACCAAGACGTGGTGGAATCCTGCGGGCTACTATACCGAACGCGAAGAGAAGATCATCGTCAATCGCGTCCTCCGTGACGATCCATCCAAGTCTGGCATGCACAACCGAGAGCCAATCACAGCTGGCATGCTTTGGAGGAGCCTCAAGGACTACGATCTCTGGCCTGTCTACGCCATTGGTATTCTATTCGAGATTCCTACTTCGCCTCCAAAGACCTACCTCACTTTGTCTCTGAAGGCTCTTGGTTTTAGCACATTCAACACGACTCTCCTCACAATTCCTGCGACCGTCTTTGCGGCTATCAACATGCTCTGGATCACATTCCTCACTGAAAAGTTCCACCAGATCGCATTGTTTGGTCTACTTGCTCAACTCTGGGTCCTGCCTCTACTCATCGTCGAGTACACCTCGGTCCAAAGCCTGTCGCACTGGGCTCAATACGCCCTGGcattcctcatcatcggtcAGCCATCCGTCCACGCAGCTCAAGTCGGCTGGTGCTCTCGACTTTCCAACTCGGTCCGAACTCGAGCAATCAGCGCTGCTTTGTACAACATCACGATCCAATTGTCCGGAATTGCATCTTCCAACATTTACCGTGAGGATGATAAACCTCTCTATCACCGCGGAAATAAGAACTTGGTGGCTATCACTGTCGGAACAATCTTCGCGTATGCCTTTGCTAAGGGATACTATACCTACCGCAACAAGTCCAAGAGGACCAAGTGGAATAGCCTGTCGACGCAGGAGAAGGCAAACTATCTCAACAACACGAATGATCAGGGCAATAAGCGCTTGGACTTTTTCTTTGATAGGTGA
- a CDS encoding Cupin-5 domain-containing protein — MRLSLALFGLPLRLAFAVPENIQPRTESSVNLAECHSAKEVIKLLDMQPSAEKGYFVETFRDTAVTANNRSASTAIYYLLEGNSGFSLWHKLDAAEVWHYYAGAPLELYQSHNDGSCVKTNLMGPDIFKGQRPQVVVEEGEWQRARSLGKWTLVGTTVAPGFDPNGEVLQTESWEPQGC; from the exons ATGCGTTTGTCACTGGCATTGTTTGGCCTGCCTCTTCGCCTGGCCTTTGCCGTCCCCGAGAACATCCAGCCACGAACAGAAAGCAGCGTCAATCTCGCCGAATGTCATTCAGCGAAAGAAGTCATCAAGCTACTGGATATGCAGCCCTCGGCCGAAAAGGGCTACTTTGTCGAAACCTTCCGAGACACAGCAGTCACAGCTAACAATCGCTCTGCCAGCACCGCCATCTACTACTTGCTTGAAGGAAATTCAGGCTTCTCTCTTTGGCACAAGTTGGACGCTGCAGAGGTTTGGCACTATTATGCCGGAGCACCTCTCGAGCTTTACCAGTCTCACAACGATGGAAGCTGTGTCAAGACGAACCTGATGGGACCGGATATCTTCAAGGGACAGAGGCCGCAAGTTGTGGTTGAAGAGGGAGAGTGGCAGAGAGCTCGCAGTTTGGGCAAGTGGACACTTGTTGGCACTACAG TTGCCCCAGGATTTGACCCCAACGGAGAGGTGCTTCAGACAGAGAGCTGGGAGCCACAAGGCTGTTAA
- a CDS encoding CHAT domain-containing protein translates to MLQQHAFEAAEFVFQRMPNLALRSLDNEDKQHLLGLMAEVASDGVAAALFAEKGCLAALNLLEQGRGVLAESIEAMRVDIMQLQDRHPDMAKEFVRLRDELEGDDSGSDHEDSLPRGDQRYKTGKEFDELIEDIRALPEFSSFLGPPSEFKIQGAAVDGPLVIINISEYRCDALLVEKHQTRVLPLPSLHREEITNKAKKTDLGNHQILEWLWDTVAKPTLEALGLNRTPAGGNWPRIWWIPTGPLSRFPLHAAGRHRQGLGETVLDRVVSSYSSSIKAIIHGRARRHASTDPSQALLVAVENTRGQDRLRFATQEVAELRKICEKMKLTPVEPIRKKEKLKECLQKCKIFHFAGHCSTNYYNPLHRHLFLDDGDANPLRVADLLDINLHVVTGLPTRGQIRVQTWEITAGVG, encoded by the exons ATGCTGCAG CAGCATGCATTCGAGGCTGCAGAATTTGTCTTCCAACGGATGCCTAACCTTGCTCTGAGATCCCTTGACAATGAGGATAAACAacatctcctcggccttaTGGCCGAAGTGGCTTCTGACGGTGTGGCGGCGGCATTGTTTGCCGAGAAGGGATGCCTTGCTGCACTGAATCTGCTTGAGCAAGGCCGAGGCGTGTTGGCTGAGTCGATCGAAGCCATGAGAGTTGACATCATGCAGTTACAGGATCGTCATCCGGACATGGCGAAGGAATTTGTTCGCCTGCGGGATGAGTTGGAGGGCGATGACTCTGGCAGTGATCATGAGGATAGTCTTCCTCGGGGCGACCAACGTTACAAGACGGGTAAAGAATTCGACGAGCTGATTGAGGACATCCGAGCACTGCCAGAATTTTCAAGCTTTCTGGGGCCGCCCAGCGAATTTAAGATCCAAGGTGCGGCGGTGGATGGGCCACTTGTTATCATCAATATCAGCGAGTATCGCTGTGATGCACTCCTTGTTGAGAAGCACCAAACACGGGTCCTACCCTTGCCCAGCCTTCATAGGGAGGAGATTACAAATAAGGCCAAGAAAACAGATCTCGGCAATCACCAGATTCTTGAGTGGCTATGGGATACAGTGGCGAAACCGACTCTTGAAGCCCTTGGGCTCAACCGTACGCCTGCTGGGGGGAACTGGCCGCGTATCTGGTGGATTCCTACCGGTCCCCTGAGCAGATTTCCTCTCCACGCAGCAGGTCGTCACAGACAAGGGCTTGGAGAGACTGTTCTCGATAGGGTCGTTTCATCGTATAGCAGctccatcaaggccatcatccaTGGCCGTGCTCGTCGTCATGCATCCACCGACCCAAGCCAAGCGCTACTCGTCGCAGTGGAGAACACGCGAGGACAGGATCGATTACGATTTGCAACGCAAGAAGTAGCAGAGCTCCGCAAGATCTGCGAGAAAATGAAACTGACACCTGTAGAACCCATTcggaagaaggagaaacTCAAGGAGTGCCTGCAGAAGTGCAAGATCTTTCATTTCGCAGGCCATTGCTCGACAAACTACTACAACCCTCTCCATAGGCACCTATTCCTCGATGACGGGGATGCTAACCCTCTGCGTGTTGCGGATCTCCTGGACATCAACCTCCACGTAGTGACAGGACTTCCGACGAGGGGGCAGATACGAGTTCAAACGTGGGAGATAACGGCGGGGGTGGGTTGA
- a CDS encoding MFS domain-containing protein gives MRLIIHIIALVTALGGLVFGFDSGIIATTFGHESFRLTMYGPSQANPSLTGAIVSLYNVGQSLGGLSVGYLADRFSRKYTISLAALISIIGAALQTGATHVGMMIAGRLVAGVACGQMLAVVPIYIAEVAPAENRGFLVGLQGMMVAIGFGLANWVGYAGSFAAGSATWRVPLAMQIPIPLILMVAVLFVPFSPRWLIKQDRIEEAKQVLFRLHGGSMTGNELVAQELVQIQEQLKREQEESGTGWGVALAAMFSRRYVRRTATAAFIVVQAQLSGAPVIQNYQNIFYAQVGFTGKTSLLISGVYGMMGIIGTGIYLAIVADKWPRARTLWSGSLLLAVNISLCMALSAKFGSASAEANMDGARASIAFIFIYSALFAMFFNAMIWVVPSELFPMFLRSKGLAFAVFMKSVVAIVLSQITPVALANISWRLVTPNYYPSLTLPSVTKDNRYYALFIATNTTAGILYYFFLPETGGKTLEEIAELFGDTLATDRLGEIDLDAKNAALVDEVEDRR, from the exons ATGCGATTGATCATCCACATCATCGCTCTCGTCACCGCATTAGGCGGTCTGGTGTTTGGCTTTGACTCTG GCATCATAGCGACAACCTTTGGCCATGAGAGTTTTCGCCTCACTATGTACGGGCCTTCGCAGGCCAACCCATCTCTAACCGGTGCCATCGTGTCCCTCTACAACGTCGGACAGTCTCTCGGTGGTCTATCAGTCGGTTATCTAGCCGATAGGTTCAGTCGAAAGTATACCATCTCACTGGCAGcgctcatctccatcatcggcgCAGCACTCCAAACCGGTGCCACACATGTGGGCATGATGATTGCAGGTCGACTCGTCGCAGGTGTTGCCTGTGGTCAAATGCTCGCTGTTGTTCCCATCTACATCGCTGAAGTTGCTCCTGCTGAGAATCGAGGTTTCTTGGTCGGATTGCAGGGCATGATGGTGGCTATTGGATTTGGTCTTGCGAACTGGGTTGGCTATGCTGGCTCTTTTGCTGCAGGATCTGCAACTTGGCGTGTGCCCCTTGCCATGCAGATTCCGATCCCGCTCATTCTCATGGTTGCGGTTTTGTTTGTACCTTTCTCTCCTCGATGGT TGATCAAGCAGGATCGTATTGAAGAAGCGAAGCAAG TTCTTTTCCGACTTCACGGCGGCAGCATGACCGGCAACGAGCTCGTCGCTCAAGAACTCGTCCAAATCCAGGAACAACTCAAgcgagagcaagaagagTCTGGAACCGGCTGGGGAGTCGCCCTTGCTGCCATGTTCTCGCGACGCTATGTTCGACGCACCGCAACAGCTGCCTTCATCGTTGTTCAAGCTCAGCTCTCAGGTGCACCGGTGATCCAGAACTACCAAAACATCTTTTACGCTCAAGTCGGTTTCACTGGCAAGACTTCTTTGCTCATTAGCGGTGTGTATGGCATGATGGGCATCATCGGTACCGGCATCTACCTCGCCATTGTTGCCGACAAGTGGCCTCGCGCACGCACTCTGTGGTCTGGATCCCTGCTGCTCGCCGTAAACATCTCTCTCTGCATGGCTCTAAGCGCCAAGTTTGGCAGTGCTTCCGCTGAAGCCAACATGGATGGTGCGCGAGCGTCGAtcgccttcatcttcatctacTCGGCCCTCTTTGCCATGTTCTTCAACGCTATGATCTGGGTCGTGCCATCAGAACTGTTCCCCATGTTCCTCCGATCCAAGGGCCTGGCGTTTGCTGTCTTTATGAAGAGTGTTGTGGCCATCGTTCTGTCACAGATTACTCCAGTTGCTTTGGCAAACATTTCCTGGAGGTTAGTGACACCCAACTATTACCCTTCCCTTACCTTACCTAGTGTAACCAAGGACAACAGGTACTATGCACTGTTCATCGCGACCAACACCACCGCCGGTATTCTCTACTACTTCTTTCTCCCGGAAACT GGTGGTAAAACTCTCGAAGAAATTGCGGAACTGTTTGGCGATACTTTGGCCACCGACCGCCTTGGCGAAATCGACCTTGACGCAAAGAATGCCGCGCTTGTAGATGAGGTCGAGGATAGGAGGTGA